In Bacillus horti, a single window of DNA contains:
- a CDS encoding acetamidase/formamidase family protein translates to MTTHHIELTRESVIGSFTAEIKPILSIESGDTIRFKTLDAGWGNGGSYKERTRPFTRRADIDNGHALIGPIYIPSAKKGMTLEVEIKHLKTGSYGWTSAGQYPNWQNQMLHLTEFKEITLDWKLDHTANQGICDINGRSFTVTLNPFLGVLGMPPEETGIHSTSPPRFCGGNIDCKELIVGSKLYLPISIDGAYFSVGDGHATQGDGEVCGQAIECPMEEAELTLTVRDDIELTKPRAYTPAGWITFGFAEDLNEATVQALDGMLTLLGELYGLNRVEAMALGSSVIDLRITQIVNGVKGVHALLPHDALK, encoded by the coding sequence ATGACAACTCATCATATTGAACTAACTAGGGAATCTGTTATAGGTTCATTTACTGCTGAGATTAAGCCTATACTGTCTATTGAATCAGGGGATACGATACGTTTTAAAACGTTGGATGCTGGTTGGGGAAACGGAGGGTCTTATAAGGAGAGAACAAGACCCTTTACAAGAAGAGCTGATATAGATAATGGACATGCTTTAATTGGCCCAATCTATATTCCAAGTGCTAAAAAAGGAATGACATTAGAAGTTGAAATAAAACACCTCAAGACGGGATCATATGGCTGGACATCAGCTGGACAGTATCCTAATTGGCAAAACCAAATGCTTCATTTGACTGAATTTAAGGAAATAACCCTAGACTGGAAGCTAGATCATACTGCTAATCAAGGAATATGCGATATTAATGGTAGAAGCTTCACCGTTACATTAAATCCTTTTTTAGGAGTGCTAGGTATGCCTCCAGAAGAAACGGGTATCCATTCAACTTCCCCACCTAGATTTTGTGGAGGAAATATAGACTGTAAAGAGCTTATTGTCGGAAGTAAATTGTATCTTCCAATTTCAATTGACGGTGCTTATTTTTCAGTAGGAGATGGACATGCTACTCAAGGTGATGGCGAAGTTTGCGGTCAAGCCATAGAGTGTCCAATGGAAGAAGCTGAACTAACATTGACTGTTCGAGATGATATAGAACTCACTAAGCCTCGTGCCTATACACCGGCTGGGTGGATAACGTTCGGTTTTGCTGAAGATTTAAATGAGGCGACAGTTCAGGCATTAGATGGAATGTTAACTCTTTTGGGGGAATTGTACGGCTTGAACCGTGTTGAAGCGATGGCTTTAGGTAGCTCTGTTATTGATCTTAGAATTACTCAAATCGTGAATGGAGTAAAAGGAGTACATGCCTTATTACCCCATGATGCACTTAAGTGA
- a CDS encoding DNA topology modulation protein, giving the protein MKKVMLIGSGGSGKSTLSRRLGEVTTLPVYHLDSLFWKPDWVPTEDIEWDEIQAELSQLDEWIIDGNYGRTMDIRMEAADTIIFFDFPRWLTIYRVIKRRVKYHGKTRPDMTVGCPEKLDLEFLKWIWNFRRDKRPAILDKLEKYSSEKNVIIFQRPAEVTAFLKQLKLKSK; this is encoded by the coding sequence TTGAAAAAAGTGATGTTAATTGGTTCAGGAGGATCTGGTAAATCTACTTTATCACGGAGGCTAGGAGAGGTTACAACGCTTCCAGTCTACCATTTGGATTCTTTATTTTGGAAGCCGGATTGGGTTCCAACTGAGGATATCGAATGGGATGAAATTCAAGCTGAGCTGTCTCAACTTGATGAATGGATCATTGACGGAAATTACGGACGAACGATGGACATAAGAATGGAAGCTGCAGATACAATCATTTTCTTTGACTTCCCTCGATGGTTGACCATATATCGTGTTATAAAGCGACGGGTGAAGTATCACGGAAAAACTAGGCCAGATATGACTGTAGGCTGTCCGGAAAAGCTAGACTTGGAATTTTTAAAGTGGATTTGGAATTTTAGAAGGGATAAACGTCCAGCCATCTTAGATAAGCTAGAGAAATATAGTAGTGAAAAGAACGTTATTATTTTCCAAAGACCTGCTGAAGTTACTGCCTTTTTGAAGCAACTAAAGCTTAAATCAAAATAG
- a CDS encoding metallophosphoesterase yields the protein MRALIMSDLHLDINKEILNGNVKSDYLKWLNRQIYDVLILAGDLAGDATAALKLIEEIKETTRRAVYFIAGNHDVWVPKEANSSWEAYHSMNENESCISSPIKIGDYTMIGGMGWYDYSLGYSHVTMNHFKEQKKHLRKDSIYARWEMDDKEVVDKMLNQWQHQLDNHRSDRVIFINHFIPYKDFITWHTDNEELNFCNAYMGSERIGELLDNYKNIEYVIFGHTHQRYGIVDYRGKKIICQPFGLVTDWEGNSMVEELDRVATFIDL from the coding sequence ATGAGAGCACTTATCATGTCGGACTTACATCTTGACATCAATAAAGAAATTTTAAATGGAAATGTGAAATCAGATTACTTGAAATGGTTAAACAGACAAATATACGACGTCCTTATTTTAGCCGGTGATTTAGCCGGTGATGCCACAGCAGCACTGAAATTAATTGAAGAAATTAAAGAAACTACAAGAAGAGCTGTTTATTTCATTGCAGGTAATCATGATGTTTGGGTTCCTAAAGAAGCAAATAGTTCGTGGGAAGCCTATCACTCAATGAATGAAAATGAGAGTTGCATTAGCAGTCCTATCAAAATTGGTGACTATACAATGATTGGTGGTATGGGCTGGTATGATTATTCGCTTGGATACAGTCATGTAACAATGAATCACTTCAAAGAACAAAAAAAGCATCTTCGGAAGGACTCCATATATGCTCGCTGGGAAATGGATGATAAAGAAGTGGTGGATAAAATGCTGAACCAGTGGCAGCATCAACTTGATAATCATAGAAGCGATAGAGTTATTTTTATTAATCATTTTATCCCGTACAAAGATTTTATCACCTGGCACACTGATAATGAAGAGTTGAATTTTTGCAATGCGTATATGGGTAGTGAGAGAATTGGAGAATTATTGGATAACTATAAGAATATCGAATATGTTATTTTCGGACATACTCATCAACGTTATGGGATAGTGGATTATAGAGGAAAGAAAATAATATGCCAACCATTTGGCTTAGTAACTGACTGGGAAGGTAATTCTATGGTAGAGGAATTAGATAGAGTGGCTACCTTTATTGATCTATAA
- a CDS encoding GNAT family N-acetyltransferase, which translates to MINKIEIKQLRHLEEASLLEQEFAKHNMYREDNYYGKCLRENEEGKRVTLIAYYDGKVAGCCHLLYESKYHYFQHEKIPEINDLCVFPKYRRKNIASLLFDELESKAATTSKTIGLGVGLYKDYGPAQLMYGKRGYVLDGKGAVSNNQTIEPGKTVMVDDELLIYLVKSLQ; encoded by the coding sequence ATGATAAATAAAATAGAGATTAAACAACTTAGACATTTAGAAGAGGCATCATTACTAGAACAGGAATTTGCGAAACACAACATGTATAGGGAAGATAACTACTATGGTAAGTGCCTGAGGGAAAACGAAGAGGGCAAAAGAGTGACATTGATAGCCTATTATGATGGGAAAGTTGCAGGATGTTGTCATTTGCTTTATGAATCTAAGTATCACTATTTCCAACATGAAAAAATACCAGAAATTAATGACCTATGTGTGTTTCCAAAGTATAGAAGGAAAAATATTGCTTCGTTACTATTTGATGAGCTAGAAAGTAAAGCAGCGACCACTTCTAAAACTATTGGATTAGGAGTTGGACTATACAAAGATTACGGGCCAGCCCAATTAATGTATGGTAAGCGAGGCTATGTGTTAGATGGTAAAGGAGCGGTATCCAATAATCAAACCATTGAACCAGGTAAAACGGTTATGGTGGATGATGAATTGCTTATCTATTTAGTTAAAAGCTTGCAATAA
- a CDS encoding DUF2306 domain-containing protein has translation MKRKLLISALLFIAMMWVMHTLSKNFMVDPSFTSFLANKDVALSNQSLWTLMIQIHIGLAIIALITGPLGLIKRLRIKNLTFHKWNGRLYVLSIVLNFIPGVYVAFFASGGLPSTIGFLVLNTLWLVTTLRAYIAIRAKKVEEHVTWIIRSFFLSFANMTIYIILAITHHGFDLAYGLSYTIAVWLCWMINLLLAEWLIRRKIMI, from the coding sequence ATGAAAAGAAAATTATTGATTTCCGCTCTACTATTCATAGCTATGATGTGGGTTATGCATACCCTTTCGAAGAATTTTATGGTTGATCCATCCTTTACTTCTTTTTTAGCCAATAAGGACGTTGCTCTTTCTAATCAATCCTTATGGACACTAATGATTCAGATTCATATTGGCCTAGCTATCATTGCCTTAATCACAGGACCACTAGGGTTAATAAAACGCTTGCGAATCAAAAATCTTACCTTTCATAAATGGAATGGCAGACTCTATGTCCTTTCTATTGTACTAAATTTTATACCAGGAGTTTATGTAGCATTCTTTGCCTCTGGCGGGTTACCTAGTACTATTGGCTTTTTAGTGTTAAATACTCTTTGGTTGGTCACTACACTTAGAGCATACATAGCCATTAGAGCTAAAAAGGTGGAGGAGCACGTTACTTGGATAATTAGGAGCTTCTTTCTTTCCTTCGCTAATATGACGATCTACATCATTCTTGCCATCACTCATCATGGCTTCGACCTTGCGTACGGATTATCTTATACGATAGCCGTATGGCTTTGCTGGATGATCAATTTACTGTTAGCAGAATGGCTGATCCGACGAAAAATAATGATTTGA
- a CDS encoding 4Fe-4S dicluster domain-containing protein: protein MKSLLYIEMENCIGCRSCLAACTQCGGHEERNRNYVYDVNPKVDRQTIPLMCLHCVNPACARSCPAQAIQITEEGAVLSALVEKCIGCQNCTIACPYGIPKFDEEQNLMYKCDLCYDRTKENIPPMCASVCPTNTLQWITEDELSEKQEQYRLGKWMSSHQPFDALEGETNVKISLPGILQGQQKLF from the coding sequence ATGAAAAGCTTACTGTACATTGAAATGGAGAACTGTATCGGCTGCCGTAGCTGTTTAGCGGCATGTACACAGTGTGGAGGTCATGAGGAAAGAAACCGGAATTATGTCTATGATGTGAATCCAAAAGTGGATAGACAAACGATTCCATTAATGTGTCTCCATTGTGTGAATCCAGCCTGTGCGCGTAGCTGTCCTGCTCAAGCGATTCAAATTACTGAGGAAGGGGCCGTATTGTCGGCGCTAGTAGAAAAGTGTATTGGTTGTCAGAACTGTACAATCGCTTGTCCCTATGGAATACCCAAATTTGATGAAGAACAAAATCTGATGTACAAATGTGATTTGTGCTATGACCGTACGAAGGAAAATATACCTCCAATGTGTGCCTCTGTTTGTCCAACAAATACGCTACAGTGGATTACCGAAGACGAGCTATCAGAGAAGCAGGAGCAGTATCGATTAGGAAAATGGATGTCTAGTCATCAGCCTTTTGATGCTTTAGAGGGAGAAACAAATGTGAAAATTAGCTTACCTGGAATTCTACAGGGACAGCAGAAGCTATTTTAA
- a CDS encoding LysR family transcriptional regulator: protein MNLHALRIFTEVAKTGSVTRSAENLLLSQPAVTAQLRNLEKELALKLVTLNGRNIQLTEAGETLAVESKRLFSLEAEIEKKMGEILTGHQGSLRVCSTQLPSMKILPRWLAQYKKKYPMINVQMFKGSSQVAMSQLLDYSVDIAFVCSEVYEEKVDVIPLIRDTLIFIVSRGHHLGGRSVSLATVMKEPFVFREKGSATRKKLVSLCERESIQEPKMGIEIEGLSESIEAVKAGYGVALVSEFAVKDLLESGQIEKVSIQNMHLEQPISLCMRKNDPNSPMVKNFITMVKEELTN, encoded by the coding sequence TTGAATTTACATGCTCTACGTATCTTTACAGAAGTAGCCAAAACAGGAAGTGTAACAAGATCAGCAGAAAATTTACTACTTAGTCAGCCTGCTGTCACAGCTCAGCTAAGAAATCTGGAAAAGGAATTAGCTTTAAAGCTGGTTACATTAAATGGACGCAACATTCAATTAACCGAGGCAGGTGAAACACTAGCGGTAGAATCCAAACGACTGTTTTCGCTAGAAGCAGAGATTGAAAAAAAGATGGGTGAGATCCTGACTGGACATCAGGGAAGCCTGAGAGTTTGTTCAACTCAGTTACCTTCTATGAAAATTCTACCTCGTTGGCTGGCTCAGTACAAAAAAAAGTACCCCATGATTAACGTGCAAATGTTTAAGGGAAGCTCTCAAGTAGCTATGAGCCAATTGCTAGATTATTCGGTTGACATAGCTTTTGTCTGCAGTGAAGTATATGAAGAGAAAGTAGACGTGATTCCCTTAATTAGAGATACACTCATTTTCATTGTTTCAAGGGGGCATCATCTTGGAGGAAGATCTGTCTCACTTGCTACTGTGATGAAAGAGCCGTTTGTCTTTCGAGAGAAGGGAAGTGCTACAAGAAAAAAGCTGGTATCCTTGTGTGAACGTGAATCTATTCAAGAACCTAAAATGGGGATAGAAATAGAAGGCTTGAGCGAATCGATTGAGGCGGTTAAAGCTGGGTATGGTGTAGCCCTTGTATCAGAGTTTGCCGTAAAAGATTTGCTAGAAAGTGGGCAAATTGAAAAAGTGAGTATTCAAAACATGCATCTAGAGCAACCAATAAGTCTGTGTATGAGGAAAAACGATCCGAATTCTCCAATGGTCAAAAACTTCATTACCATGGTAAAAGAAGAATTAACAAATTAA
- a CDS encoding nitrate/nitrite transporter: MDVKKIQLPLQTLSLSLGFMVWVILSSLIPFIQEDIALTSVQLAWVTAIPVLFGSVLRIPIGYWTNRFGARTIFLISFIVLLAPIYYISVASSFFDLMLGGLFLGVGGAIFSVGVTSLPKYYPKERHGFVNGIYGVGNIGTAITAFAAPVIATQIGWENTVLLYLVLIGIFILLNFILGDRAEPKVVASLSDQIKSVYRNEKLWLLCLFYFITFGAFVAFTVYLPNFLVNHFDLTKVDAGLRTAGFIVLATVFRPIGGWLGDKKNPFMLLTIVFAGLTVSAIVLSFAPSIFIYTLGCLTIACCAGVGNGVIFKLVPLYFSKQAGIANGLISAMGGLGGFFPPLILSMLYSITGHYAIGFMALSQLALGSLILVLWLQHQEKQRVKNSLVELQS, translated from the coding sequence ATGGACGTTAAAAAAATTCAACTGCCTTTACAGACACTAAGTTTAAGCTTAGGATTTATGGTTTGGGTTATCTTATCGTCATTAATTCCATTTATTCAGGAGGATATTGCATTAACTTCTGTACAGCTTGCCTGGGTGACAGCGATTCCTGTGTTGTTTGGGTCTGTATTAAGGATACCGATCGGCTACTGGACAAATCGCTTTGGAGCGAGAACGATCTTTCTGATCAGCTTTATCGTGCTTTTAGCTCCTATCTACTACATTAGTGTAGCATCATCCTTTTTCGATCTTATGCTAGGTGGTTTATTTCTTGGTGTTGGTGGTGCCATTTTTTCAGTAGGGGTAACCTCCTTACCTAAATATTACCCTAAGGAAAGACATGGTTTTGTAAATGGAATCTATGGTGTGGGGAATATCGGTACTGCTATTACGGCGTTTGCAGCACCAGTTATTGCTACTCAGATCGGCTGGGAAAATACAGTTCTTCTATACCTTGTCCTGATAGGAATCTTCATCCTTCTAAATTTCATTTTGGGAGATCGAGCTGAACCGAAGGTGGTCGCTTCCTTATCTGATCAAATTAAGAGTGTATATCGGAACGAAAAGCTATGGCTACTATGTCTCTTCTATTTCATTACATTCGGAGCGTTTGTAGCTTTTACCGTCTACTTACCTAACTTTCTTGTTAATCATTTTGATCTGACAAAAGTAGATGCAGGCTTGCGCACAGCTGGATTTATTGTATTAGCTACTGTATTTAGACCTATTGGCGGATGGCTAGGAGATAAGAAGAATCCTTTCATGCTGCTAACAATCGTTTTTGCTGGTCTAACTGTATCGGCTATCGTACTTTCCTTTGCTCCATCAATTTTTATTTACACATTAGGCTGCTTAACTATTGCATGCTGCGCAGGGGTTGGGAATGGAGTTATCTTTAAGCTAGTTCCTCTGTATTTCTCCAAACAAGCAGGTATTGCTAACGGATTAATTTCTGCTATGGGTGGACTTGGGGGATTTTTCCCACCGTTAATTTTATCCATGCTATACAGTATAACAGGACATTATGCGATTGGTTTTATGGCTCTTTCACAATTAGCTTTAGGTAGTCTGATTTTAGTTTTGTGGCTACAGCATCAAGAAAAGCAAAGAGTGAAGAATAGCTTGGTTGAACTCCAGTCATAA
- a CDS encoding TetR/AcrR family transcriptional regulator has translation MVKKDEIKDKIIDISLRLFNTKGINGTSIQDIMTATDLPKGAIYRRFKNKDEIVLASFQKGGEIIWGQMLHAVKKADTAIDKLIAVSEIYQDAVHNPPIEGGCPLLNVAIESDGTFPELQKKAAEGYQETVAFVQTIIEEGKQNKEFRQDVDSQSLASFIVFSMEGAIMASRLSSDNIHVQHNISHMKQLLTHYSD, from the coding sequence ATGGTTAAAAAAGATGAAATAAAGGATAAAATCATTGATATTTCATTACGCCTTTTTAATACAAAAGGAATTAACGGAACATCAATTCAAGATATTATGACAGCTACAGACTTACCTAAAGGGGCCATTTATCGCCGATTTAAAAATAAGGATGAAATTGTACTTGCTTCATTTCAAAAGGGTGGCGAAATTATTTGGGGGCAAATGCTACATGCAGTAAAAAAAGCAGACACAGCTATAGATAAACTTATTGCCGTATCTGAAATTTATCAGGATGCCGTGCACAACCCACCAATTGAAGGTGGCTGTCCATTATTAAATGTCGCCATTGAAAGTGACGGTACATTTCCAGAGCTACAAAAAAAAGCAGCTGAGGGTTATCAAGAAACCGTTGCTTTTGTCCAAACCATTATTGAAGAAGGAAAACAAAATAAAGAATTTCGTCAAGATGTTGACTCCCAGTCGCTAGCCTCTTTTATCGTCTTCTCCATGGAGGGAGCCATAATGGCTAGTCGTCTATCCTCTGATAATATCCATGTTCAACATAATATTAGTCACATGAAACAGCTCCTTACGCACTACTCTGATTAA
- a CDS encoding Rieske (2Fe-2S) protein — translation MENNKKNSTPPFDEDNYTHNIEKNNERSLDRRGFMKTLVGAAGLFAVSTLPWGALAAKELMGLGERNEAIKKITDVQSLKVGEAIEFAYPKEHDSALLIRLGEGKYKAYQNACTHLKCPVFWDGNDQQLVCPCHHGFFDVATGAPTAGPPRRPLPEITIDVEGSEIFATGVKRYET, via the coding sequence ATGGAGAATAACAAAAAGAATAGCACGCCCCCATTTGATGAAGATAATTACACACATAATATAGAAAAAAACAATGAACGTAGCTTAGATCGACGAGGGTTTATGAAAACACTTGTTGGAGCAGCAGGATTATTTGCCGTTTCTACTCTACCCTGGGGAGCCCTTGCTGCCAAAGAGCTTATGGGCTTAGGTGAGCGAAATGAGGCGATTAAAAAGATAACAGATGTACAGTCTTTAAAGGTAGGAGAAGCGATAGAATTTGCTTACCCCAAGGAGCATGACTCTGCACTACTTATACGCTTGGGAGAAGGGAAATACAAGGCCTATCAGAATGCGTGTACACATTTAAAATGTCCTGTGTTCTGGGATGGTAATGATCAACAACTTGTGTGTCCTTGTCATCATGGCTTCTTCGATGTAGCAACTGGTGCACCAACTGCTGGACCACCTAGAAGACCTTTGCCGGAGATTACTATCGATGTTGAAGGAAGTGAAATCTTTGCCACAGGGGTGAAGCGCTATGAAACGTAG
- a CDS encoding YwiC-like family protein — MKKQRLVIPHEHGGWAMVSVPFLLGMFVINPWWVHIPLFLAWFFLYLATYPLLQAVKRKSSRKSLIKWAMAYGSVAALCIIVPLVQFPELFYFAPVFIFLFSINIAYVIRRKERSLINDCSAILIFSLGAAAAYLVGGGGWDKTMVVLVLFSFMHFMGSAFFVKTLFRERENKRWHIYSKIYHIGILLVPILIGFLGMVVPYIFSTIKAFVYGGKPMKPSRAGIIEIIGVVQFLILSLLFLN; from the coding sequence ATGAAAAAGCAGAGATTGGTCATACCTCATGAGCATGGTGGCTGGGCTATGGTGAGTGTTCCTTTTTTACTGGGGATGTTTGTAATTAATCCGTGGTGGGTTCATATACCTCTGTTTTTAGCTTGGTTTTTTCTTTACTTGGCTACGTATCCACTACTTCAGGCGGTAAAAAGAAAATCAAGTCGTAAAAGCTTAATTAAGTGGGCCATGGCATATGGTTCTGTTGCTGCGTTATGTATTATTGTACCTCTTGTTCAATTTCCTGAGCTTTTTTATTTTGCCCCAGTATTTATTTTTTTGTTTTCTATTAATATTGCGTATGTCATTCGTAGAAAAGAAAGATCCCTTATTAATGATTGTAGTGCAATCCTCATCTTTTCATTAGGGGCTGCGGCCGCTTATTTAGTAGGTGGAGGTGGCTGGGATAAGACAATGGTTGTATTAGTCTTGTTTAGCTTTATGCATTTTATGGGGAGTGCCTTTTTTGTTAAGACACTATTTCGAGAAAGAGAAAATAAGCGCTGGCACATCTATTCCAAAATCTATCATATCGGTATTTTACTTGTACCTATCCTCATTGGGTTTTTAGGAATGGTCGTCCCCTATATTTTCAGCACAATAAAAGCTTTCGTATATGGTGGTAAGCCTATGAAACCATCCAGGGCCGGGATCATAGAAATTATTGGTGTAGTTCAATTTTTGATTCTTTCTCTTCTATTTTTAAATTGA
- a CDS encoding molybdopterin oxidoreductase family protein: MLKDKFYKTVPNKYHPKEKLISTHCSYCGMQCGMNLRVDTSSNKIIGVEPRYDWPVTLGKMCPKGVTAYQQTNHEDRILRPLIRDDASLKGTKEGFREASWEEAYDLIVRKFKRLQEQHGKDTLSVFSGVSMTNEKCYLTGKFARVGLQTRYIDYNGRFCMSSAAAGFLRTFGVDRGSTLPWTDVHQTDCLFIAGSNTAECHPTSMFRVWEVQNRGGYLIVVDPRETPLARRADIHLDLKPGTDLALANCMVHLLIKNGYTDEEFIQQHTSGFEDTKEVVSQFTPEYTSEITGVAPEKLVKAAEIYGKAPNAIVMFARGIEQQHKGADNVSGYTNMCLVTGKIGRPKSGVATFTGQGNGQGGREHGQKSDLLPGYRKITNPEHVREVCDVWGIEPEEMPEAGVSAYEMFELMEKKTIRGLYLLCSNPAVSAPNLNYVRSVLKDLDFMVCADIYLSESAEFADVILPSVTWAEDEGTVTNLEGRIIKINKAQEPIGESKPDWLIQIELAERLGRGQYFRHLKTASQIADEFRLATKGGNADYYGATWDKIDKQDGVFWPCKDEDDTGTPYMFLDKKFYHADQKAKICALPYRPPAEEPCDEYPLRLTTGRVVYHYLSGNQTRRIPFLKDMCPEPYVEVHPETAEQYDIQHDEFVTLLTRRGEAKFRVKVIEAIRKDTIFVPYHFGHEQSINLLTIPALDPMSRMPEFKACAAQIIKESYKQERETI; the protein is encoded by the coding sequence ATGCTAAAGGATAAGTTTTATAAAACCGTTCCAAATAAATATCATCCAAAGGAAAAGCTCATTTCAACTCATTGCTCCTACTGTGGCATGCAGTGTGGAATGAATCTACGGGTTGATACGAGTAGTAATAAGATCATTGGTGTTGAGCCTAGGTATGATTGGCCAGTAACTTTAGGGAAAATGTGTCCAAAGGGTGTCACAGCTTACCAGCAAACCAATCATGAGGATCGAATACTTCGACCACTAATTCGAGATGATGCCTCGTTAAAGGGAACAAAAGAGGGATTTAGAGAGGCAAGCTGGGAAGAAGCGTATGATTTAATTGTTCGGAAATTTAAAAGGCTTCAGGAGCAGCATGGGAAGGATACGTTATCTGTGTTTAGTGGCGTATCGATGACGAATGAAAAATGCTACTTAACTGGAAAGTTTGCTCGAGTAGGGCTCCAAACCAGATATATCGATTACAACGGAAGATTCTGTATGTCTAGTGCCGCAGCAGGCTTTTTGCGTACCTTTGGTGTCGATCGTGGTTCAACACTACCATGGACAGATGTTCATCAAACAGATTGTCTGTTTATTGCAGGAAGTAATACAGCAGAATGTCATCCAACCTCTATGTTTCGAGTGTGGGAGGTACAGAATCGTGGTGGCTATCTGATTGTCGTAGATCCAAGGGAAACACCTTTAGCAAGGCGTGCAGACATCCATTTGGATCTAAAGCCTGGTACGGACTTAGCGTTAGCAAACTGTATGGTGCATTTACTGATCAAAAATGGCTACACCGACGAGGAATTTATTCAACAACATACCAGTGGGTTTGAGGATACGAAGGAGGTCGTCAGTCAATTTACTCCTGAATATACAAGCGAAATTACCGGTGTAGCTCCTGAAAAGTTAGTTAAAGCAGCTGAAATTTACGGGAAGGCACCAAACGCCATTGTGATGTTTGCTAGAGGAATTGAACAGCAGCATAAAGGAGCAGATAACGTTTCAGGCTACACAAATATGTGTTTAGTTACAGGGAAAATTGGTCGACCTAAGTCTGGAGTAGCTACCTTTACTGGTCAAGGAAATGGTCAAGGAGGAAGAGAGCATGGACAGAAATCTGACCTTCTACCAGGCTATCGTAAAATTACTAATCCAGAGCATGTACGCGAGGTGTGCGATGTTTGGGGCATCGAACCAGAGGAAATGCCTGAAGCTGGTGTATCTGCCTATGAAATGTTTGAGCTAATGGAGAAGAAGACCATACGAGGGCTGTACTTGTTATGCTCTAATCCTGCCGTTTCAGCTCCCAATCTAAATTATGTTCGTTCCGTTTTGAAGGACTTAGATTTCATGGTTTGTGCCGATATTTACCTTTCTGAATCGGCTGAGTTTGCGGATGTAATTCTACCTTCTGTAACCTGGGCTGAGGATGAAGGTACCGTAACGAACTTAGAGGGAAGAATTATTAAGATTAATAAAGCTCAGGAGCCAATCGGAGAATCTAAGCCAGACTGGTTAATCCAAATTGAACTGGCAGAACGCTTAGGGAGAGGACAATACTTTAGGCACTTAAAAACGGCTTCACAGATTGCCGATGAGTTCAGACTAGCGACTAAGGGTGGAAACGCTGATTATTACGGAGCCACATGGGATAAGATCGACAAGCAGGATGGTGTATTTTGGCCTTGTAAGGATGAGGATGATACCGGAACGCCATACATGTTCTTAGATAAAAAGTTTTATCATGCCGACCAGAAAGCTAAAATATGTGCCCTGCCCTATCGACCACCAGCGGAGGAGCCATGTGATGAATATCCTCTAAGGTTAACGACTGGAAGGGTTGTCTATCATTATCTTTCAGGGAATCAGACGAGACGAATTCCATTTTTGAAAGATATGTGTCCTGAGCCATATGTTGAGGTACATCCAGAGACAGCTGAACAGTACGATATTCAGCATGATGAATTTGTTACTTTACTAACAAGACGTGGAGAAGCCAAATTTAGGGTTAAGGTGATTGAAGCGATTCGTAAGGATACGATTTTTGTTCCTTATCATTTCGGTCACGAGCAGTCCATAAACCTATTGACCATTCCGGCTCTTGACCCTATGTCTAGAATGCCTGAATTTAAAGCGTGTGCCGCTCAAATTATAAAAGAGTCCTATAAACAGGAGAGGGAGACGATCTAA